The proteins below are encoded in one region of Alistipes communis:
- a CDS encoding RNA polymerase sigma-70 factor, which produces METHQPREGGGTAAFRELFDRYYAPLCRFAACWFHDRTSAEEIVLDTFTHIWQHAGELRISTSVRAYLFRAVRNRALNRLRDERTDGIPIGKGPEPLFTNPEALQLEADEMLLLIAEAVSQLPDRCREVFRKSREEGLSNAAIANQMRISVKTVEAQITKALRRIRETLLRT; this is translated from the coding sequence GTGGAAACACATCAGCCGAGGGAGGGGGGGGGAACCGCCGCTTTCAGGGAGTTGTTCGACCGTTATTACGCCCCGCTTTGCAGGTTCGCGGCCTGTTGGTTCCACGACCGCACCTCTGCCGAGGAGATTGTATTGGACACCTTTACGCACATCTGGCAGCATGCCGGGGAACTCCGTATCTCGACTTCCGTCCGGGCCTATCTGTTTCGCGCCGTGCGTAACCGCGCGCTCAACCGGCTTCGCGACGAACGAACCGACGGAATTCCCATCGGGAAGGGCCCTGAACCGCTCTTCACGAATCCGGAAGCATTGCAGCTTGAAGCCGACGAAATGCTGTTACTGATCGCCGAAGCGGTCTCGCAACTGCCCGACCGCTGCCGCGAAGTATTCCGCAAAAGCCGTGAAGAGGGGCTTTCCAACGCAGCGATCGCCAATCAGATGCGGATTTCGGTCAAGACCGTCGAAGCGCAGATCACCAAAGCCCTGAGACGCATCCGCGAAACGCTGCTCCGCACGTGA
- a CDS encoding methylated-DNA--[protein]-cysteine S-methyltransferase produces the protein MQYTHLYRSPLGTITLAADSEGLTGLWFEGQKYFAATLDARHEETMLPIFEQTRRWLDNYFGGNDPGPTPPLHLQGSPFRLAVWEILRQIPFGKTITYGEIAREIARRQGSKTVPAQAVGGAVGHNPVSIIVPCHRVVGSNGSLTGYAGGIERKVRLLALEKADMTGLFAPQKGTAL, from the coding sequence ATGCAATACACCCACCTCTACCGCTCACCGCTCGGCACGATCACACTGGCTGCCGACAGCGAAGGCCTGACAGGACTCTGGTTCGAAGGGCAGAAATATTTCGCCGCGACGCTCGACGCCCGGCACGAAGAGACGATGCTGCCGATATTCGAGCAGACCCGCCGCTGGCTGGACAACTATTTCGGAGGGAACGATCCGGGACCGACGCCGCCCCTGCACCTGCAAGGTTCACCGTTCCGGCTGGCCGTGTGGGAAATTCTGCGGCAAATCCCCTTCGGGAAGACGATCACCTACGGAGAGATCGCCCGTGAAATCGCCCGCCGGCAAGGCTCGAAAACCGTCCCGGCACAAGCCGTAGGCGGCGCTGTCGGACACAATCCCGTCAGCATCATCGTTCCCTGCCATCGGGTCGTGGGGAGCAACGGCAGCCTGACGGGCTATGCGGGCGGCATCGAGCGGAAGGTACGGCTCCTCGCCCTCGAAAAAGCGGATATGACGGGACTGTTCGCTCCGCAAAAAGGCACAGCCCTGTAA
- a CDS encoding BT_3987 domain-containing protein, which yields MKRYANMRLLAAVALLIAAAGCKDDEGPTLGQPALLSIQDATADAEVITVESPKKQTLDIRVEAEQISGNYITVVFKTAPELVGTYNAAHGTSYKLCPSEAYEFSTTEVMLPRYNTLSSTMKVELFSERMPDEEPYLLPITIDSIKGDSQATVSPTGSVRYILFNKLVKPGPPAPVLLERSGWKVLAAPKAKPNYEVEKMFDKDINTFGYCNADEEKADPPYDFVIDLGKEVTVRGFQFNQRYMTTGKPEDGARYGIAHLEVWTAKEIAGDGLGAANDANWTYTQTYRDNRTDPDSPLDPMSVVISPMLDDYQHARYVRLRIHASYTNKTYNPTFRGWCIAELNVWGNNELLE from the coding sequence ATGAAACGATATGCGAACATGCGTCTTCTGGCCGCCGTCGCCCTGCTCATCGCAGCGGCGGGCTGCAAGGACGACGAAGGTCCGACGCTCGGGCAGCCTGCCCTGCTGAGCATTCAGGACGCCACGGCCGACGCCGAAGTGATTACGGTGGAAAGCCCCAAGAAGCAGACCCTCGACATCCGCGTGGAGGCCGAGCAGATCAGCGGCAACTACATAACCGTCGTATTCAAGACTGCCCCCGAACTGGTCGGGACCTATAACGCGGCGCACGGAACCTCATACAAGCTCTGCCCCTCGGAGGCCTACGAATTTTCGACCACCGAAGTCATGCTGCCCCGCTACAACACGCTCTCCTCGACGATGAAAGTGGAGCTGTTCAGCGAGCGCATGCCCGACGAGGAGCCGTACCTGTTGCCGATCACCATCGATTCGATCAAGGGCGACTCGCAGGCGACGGTCTCGCCGACGGGCAGTGTCCGTTACATCCTCTTCAACAAGCTCGTCAAGCCGGGACCGCCCGCACCCGTGCTGCTCGAACGCAGCGGATGGAAGGTGCTCGCCGCCCCCAAAGCCAAGCCCAACTACGAAGTGGAGAAGATGTTCGACAAAGACATCAACACCTTCGGCTACTGCAACGCCGACGAAGAGAAAGCCGATCCGCCTTACGACTTCGTCATCGATCTGGGCAAAGAGGTGACCGTACGCGGCTTCCAGTTCAATCAGCGCTACATGACTACCGGCAAACCGGAGGACGGCGCACGCTACGGCATCGCCCACTTGGAGGTTTGGACCGCGAAGGAGATCGCCGGCGACGGCCTCGGCGCAGCGAACGACGCCAACTGGACCTACACCCAGACATACCGCGACAACCGGACCGATCCCGACTCGCCGCTGGATCCGATGAGTGTGGTCATCAGTCCGATGCTCGACGACTACCAGCATGCGCGTTACGTCCGGCTGCGCATTCACGCCAGCTATACGAACAAGACTTATAACCCGACTTTCCGGGGATGGTGTATCGCAGAACTGAATGTCTGGGGTAACAACGAACTGCTCGAATAA
- a CDS encoding endonuclease/exonuclease/phosphatase family protein, translated as MNILKKYLTIMLLLGLTCPATACNSSSSSEDEVPPHLKPENPEEPVRDYYSKTDGATRLVTYNVGVFTKYVSDGSYQMIADMMTEGKADLVGISELDSCTVRTGRVFQLKKFAELMGKEWSYEYSRAMAYQGGAYGDGIASREKPVRAFAAPLPKGDGAEPRVMVVVEFEKYVFATTHLDHVSSLAQAGQVDEINKVIEREFGGSKKPVFLGGDFNARPDSPTISKLKTDWTILTPHGASDFTHSSQAPDKCIDYILLWNGNGAKCEVVGTKIMLDFNKGDIKRASDHIPVLVDVKF; from the coding sequence ATGAACATCCTGAAAAAATATCTTACCATCATGCTGCTGCTCGGCCTCACCTGCCCGGCAACGGCCTGCAACAGCAGTTCCTCCTCCGAAGACGAAGTTCCGCCCCATCTGAAACCCGAAAACCCCGAAGAACCCGTCCGGGACTACTATTCCAAGACCGACGGCGCGACACGTCTGGTGACCTACAACGTCGGCGTCTTCACCAAGTACGTCAGCGACGGCAGCTACCAGATGATCGCCGATATGATGACCGAGGGCAAAGCCGATCTGGTGGGCATCAGCGAACTGGACAGCTGTACGGTTCGCACCGGCAGGGTCTTCCAACTCAAGAAGTTCGCCGAGTTGATGGGCAAGGAGTGGAGTTACGAATATTCGCGGGCGATGGCCTATCAGGGCGGAGCCTACGGCGACGGAATCGCCAGCCGTGAGAAACCCGTTCGTGCCTTTGCCGCTCCGCTGCCGAAGGGCGACGGCGCCGAACCCCGCGTGATGGTCGTCGTGGAGTTCGAGAAATATGTCTTCGCCACCACCCACCTCGACCATGTATCCTCGCTGGCTCAGGCAGGGCAGGTCGATGAAATCAACAAGGTCATCGAACGAGAATTCGGCGGCTCGAAGAAACCCGTCTTCCTCGGCGGCGACTTCAACGCCCGTCCCGATTCGCCCACCATTTCCAAATTGAAGACGGACTGGACGATCCTGACGCCCCACGGTGCGAGCGACTTCACCCACTCTTCGCAGGCGCCGGACAAATGTATCGATTACATCCTGTTGTGGAACGGCAACGGCGCGAAGTGCGAAGTGGTCGGCACCAAGATCATGCTCGACTTCAACAAAGGCGACATCAAGAGGGCCTCGGATCATATTCCCGTGCTGGTCGATGTCAAATTCTAA